The nucleotide sequence GAAAATAATAATTTCTATAAATCTAGTTTTGATATTAATTTTAAGCAGTTGTGGCTTGTTTTTGAAACCAAGTGCTTCTTCGAATGTTTTAAAAATTGAAACTTATGTGGAAATATATGACGAATATGGAAATAGAATTTTTGTGGATGGTAAAATAAATGGATATCCAATAGTTTTAAAGGATGGTCAAACGGGCATTACGGTAAAAATTTCTGAAATAAAAAGTTTATATTTAAACACACAAATGTTTGATTATAACTATAACCTTGAAAGTGGTGTAGTTAAAATTAGTTTGTTTAAGAAATCTAATTTGAGTAAAAACACTGTTGAACTTCAAAAACAACTTGATGGAAGTATAATTGTTTACACATATGAAGTTGACAAATCAAAATTGAATATATGGCTTGATAATTTACTTGAAGAAAGTTGGGCAAAAAATACCAGTGTAAAAAATATTATTTCTTCAGATGAAAATATAATTGCTTCAAATTATCTTATTTCCATTTTGAAAAGTTCACCGATCGGGACAGGTTATTTTAAGACCGGAGCAAAAGGTAATGTTAGAATAAAAAGTGTAATTTTAAAATAGAAAATATTCAAAATTTTAATAATACCGCTCCTTAAGAGGGCGGTATTATTTATTTATTTATCAATTAAATATCAATTGTGTAATTTTTGTTTAATAAAATGTAACTAAAAAGTGTTTTTTTGTGGTGTTTTTGATTTTAAAATTTTTTGCTTTTAATAGATTTTGTAACTTTTTTTGATGAAATGTAATTTTGATTAAAAGTAAAATTAATAAAAAGAGTGTACAATAAAGAATGAGACATAGTAAATGGAGGTGAAATAAGTGGCAAAAAGCGTTAAGATTCTCTCTCAGATTGAGTTAATAAAGTTAACCTCCTCCGGAAATTCTGAAGCAAAAAAAGAGCTTGAAAAAAGATTAAAAGATATGGTGAATAGTGATGAAAAACACAAAAAAGGTAAATCTTGAAACTTTTGATTTTTCAGGTTTTTCCAATAATGTTCCGCTTTTTGAAAACATTACTTTTTCTTTGAAAGAAGGAGAAATTCTTGTCCTTTATGGCCCTCGTGGCTCTTCAAAATCTGCCCTTCTGCGCTCTTTTTCGCGTTTGAACGAGGAAGTATACGATGATATTAAATATACGGGTAGTGCTTTTGTTTGTCAACAAGATTTATTTTCTTATAGCATAAAAGAAATTAGAAATCTTGTTTTGTATGTTGATACTAATTTCTTTGAGGCTCTTGATTACCTGAGCTTTGGTGAATTTTTGGAGCTTGCTACAGGTAATGAAATGCTTTCTTTTGATGATTACATACCGCTTTTGGATGATTTTGGGGTTTTAAAGGCATTAACTGATAAGTTTGATACAAAGCTTTCTACTTTTTATGTGCTTGAAAAGATTTCTGCCCTCCTTTTTGTGGCCTATCTAAAAAAATCCAAAGTGATAATCTTGGATTGTATCCTCGATCACCTTGATGATGAACATTTGAATAAAATTTCCAAAATTTTGAGAAAAAGCGTAGTTTCAGAGGAAAAATCACTAATAATTGCAACGCGTTTTTTTAAACGCTTCTTGCCTCTTGCTGATTTGTTTATTTCCATGAAAAATGGTAAAATTGAATTTAGGGGAGAGCCAAGAGAGTACACGATTGCGAGGTGATATTTTGGCTGTTTTATCTGTTTGTATGAATCCTGCATTAGACAGGGAGTTTTATATTAATGATTTTAAGATCGATAAATTGCATAGACTCTCTTTTGAAATGTCAAAAATGAGTCCTGGTGGAAAGGCAATTAATGTTGCTATAGATTTGGCCACCTACGGTGTAAAAACGATAGTTACCGGTTTTATTGGAGGCTATATTGGAAATATAGTACTTACTGAACTTAGAAAAGTTTCAGATTTAATAACTACAAATTTTGTTCATATAGACGGAGAGACAAGGGAAAATATTGCTATTATAGATGAAACAAATCATACTTTGACTGAGATAAATTCTGCAGGACCAAGAGTCCCAATAGAGGATATTGACCATTTTTTAAGAAGATTTTCTCTAATAGTTTCTAGTGCTGATGCAGTTGTTATCTCTGGAAGTCTTCCTCAAGGTGTTCCAAATCAAATATATGGTGATTTAACAAAGATTGCCCTTAAACATGGGAAAAAGGTTTTCTGGGAGACAAAGGATGAAATAATTCAGGAATCTTTAAAGATATCTGCACCTTGTATTTTAAGGCCCGATTTTAGAAAAGATAAGATTTTGTTTGGAAGAGAATTGGTAACTCAGGAAGATTACATTGATGCGGGAAAAGAGCTTATAAAGTATGGAATAAAAATGGTAGTTCTTTCGTATAAAATAGATTACGATATAGTGGTAACCCAAGATGGTGTGTGGTTTTTAAAGCCTCTTGTTGAGATAGAACATTCACACCTTTTGGGAACAGGTGACACGTACATGGCAGCTATGGTATATAAATGTTTTAAATCTGATAATTTAGTTGATATAGCAAAATATGGTTATGCTGCTGCACTTGCAAAGACATGGTATAGGGCAAAGGTTCCACCTAAACTTGAAGACATCGAAAAAGCCTTTGAAAAATTTAAGATTGAGAGGGTGGAGTAAGATGAAAGTTAAAGATTTTTATATAAGGGATATAACCGCTGTTTTAGAAGATGAAAGTGTTTCAAGGGTGCTGAAAATTCTTTCTAGGCAACAAGTGACCGGAGTTCCAGTTATAGATGAAGATTACAAGGTGGTTGGATTTATAAGTGAAAATGATATAATTCGTGCAGCATTACCTAGTTACTTTTCGCTTTTACAAACAGCATCATTTATTCCAGATTTAAATCAATTTGTTAGAAATCTTAAGAAAATTTCTAATAGAGCTGTTTCTGAAATCATGACTAAACCTGCTATTACTATCAAAGAATCAACACCACTTTTGCATGCGGCTGATTTGATGATTAGACATAGCTTAAAAATTTTACCTGTGGTGGACGAAGATGATAAATTGCTTGGTGTAATTACAAGGATGAAGATTTTGGAAGCGGTTAGTAGGGAGGACTAATTTGAATGAGAGTCAGCGTTCTTACATACGGTTGTAAGTTGAATCAATATGAATCAGAACTTATGGCCGAAAAGCTTGAAAATGAAGGATATATAGTGGTAAACGAGGAAGTAGAATCGGATGTTTTTGTAATAAATAGTTGTGTTGTGACAAACGAGGCGACAAGGAAGATAAAGCAACAGATAAGAAGATTAAAGAGGAAATTTCCAGGAGCAAAGGTAGTAGTAACAGGGTGTTATTCTCAACTCGGATTTGAAGAATTAGAAAAAGAAGGCGTTGATCTTGTACTGGGAAATAATGAAAAAAAATATATTGATAGATATTTAGGAGAATCAGGTATTTTTGTAGATAAAGCGTACTGGAATAGGAATTCGTTAGAAGATGAATTTGTTTTTTCTTCACTTGCAGAGAGAACACGTGCATTTATTAAAGTCCAGGATGGTTGTACAAATACTTGCAGTTATTGTGCAATAAGGTTTGCAAGGGGAAATAAAATTAGAAGTAAGCCAGTTGATCTAGTTGTAAGTGAAGTTTTAAGGCTTGTAAATAAGGATTACAAGGAAATTGTAATTACAGGATTAAATCTTGGAAAATTTGGTAAAGATATTGATTCTTCATTGCATGAACTGTTAAGAAGCCTTGTTAAAATAAAGGGTGATTTTAGAATTAGACTGAGTTCGATAAATCCAGAAGACTTAGATGAAGAGTTAATAAGTTTGATAGGAGCAGAAGAAAAGATTTGTAATCATCTTCACATTCCTCTTCAAAGTGGAAGTACAGATGTATTGAAAAATATGAGAAGAAATTATACACAAGATGATTATTTAAGGGTTGTTGATAGTATAAGAAAAGTTGATCCTAACTTTTCGATTACAACAGATATAATGGTTGGGTTTCCTGGAGAAAGTGAAAAGGATTTTGAAGAAACTTTGAAAGTTGTTAGAGAAGTTTTGTTCTCAAAGGTTCATGCCTTTAGATATTCTGATAGACCTAATACACTTGCTTCAAAGATGCCTAAAAAAGTGCCTGGAAATGTAAAAAAAGAAAGAGTTGAAGTTTTAGAAAAACTAAGCGCAGCAGTTGCAAAGGACTATAGGAAGCGACTTGTTGGAAGAAAAGCAAAAGTTTTAATTGAAAGCTATAAAAACAAGATATATTCAGGATACGATGAATACTACGTGTTACATGAAACTTCCCACGGAGAATTCGGTAAGATAGAAAATGTAACAATACAGGCGGTTACCGATGAGGGAGTGATTTCTAAAAAGTATGAACGAAAGGTCTCTAATAGATAACATACTTAACGGAATAGTTGTGTATGAAACTGTTCGTATATATGATGGAAAACCTTTAGCGGTTAAAGAGCATTATAAAAGGCTAATTAATTCTTTATCGTATCTTGGAAGAGAAGATGAAGTAAGCTTAAATGATTTTGAAAAAGAAATTGAGAGAAATATTTCCTTTGACAGGGTAAAGATATACGCAATTGTGAGTGATAAGGTAGAGCTTTATTCTGTTGGCGAAAATATACTAACTAAAAGGATAGAAAGCATCAAAATAGATATTTCAAATGTAAGACATGCCGATCCATCTTCAATACCACCTAATTTTAAGTCACTTTCAAGAGCAGATGTTTTTCTTGCAAGGCAAAACAAAGGTGATAACTACGATGTGATACTGTTAGGGCAAAAAGGGCAGGTGTGTGAAGGAAGCTTTTCTAACGTCTTTTTAATTAAAGATGGTAAAGTAATTACTCCTTCACTTGAAAGTGGAATTTTAGAAGGTATTACAAGAACGTTTGTTATAGATATGTTAAAGGAAAGCGGCTACACGGTAGAAGAAAAAATAGTCGAAGTAAAGGAGCTATTCTATGCAGATGAGATTTTTCTTACACATACGAGCATGGGTATAGTTCCTGTAAATTATCTGGGAAAGTTTTCATTAAAAACAGAAATTTCTGAAAAACTTTCGAGGATGTTTGAGGAGTATCTTCATGCAAAGATTGGGTGATGTTTTACGGGAACTTGCAAAAAAGAATTTGTTTATAAAAAATCTTTATGTTTCAACCCTTTCAAGAGAGCATTTTGAAGATGTTATTGGAAAGCCTTTTAATGAACATTGTAAGGTGGTTATGTTTAAAGACGGAGTTATTTATATAGAATGTGATGATCAGCTTTTTGTAACTGAACTTAATTTTTTTAGGGAAAAGATACGTGAAAAGTTGAATGATAGATTGGGGATATATGCTATAAAAAAGGTAGTAATAAGAAAGAAGAGGAGGGCAATAAATGGACTATAGTGCACAAAATATAAAAGTATTAAAGGGGCTTGAACCGGTAAGGCAAAGACCAGGAATGTACATAGGTTCTACGGGAAAGGCAGGTCTTCATCATCTTGTATATGAAATTGTTGATAATAGTATAGATGAATCACTGCAGGGGTATTGTGATACCATAAAGGTTACAATTTTCAAAGATGGAAGTGTTGAGGTAGAAGATAACGGAAGGGGTATTCCAGTTGATATTCATCCTGAAACTGGAAAGAGCGCACTTGAAGTTGTTATGACTACCCTGCACGCAGGTGGAAAGTTTTCAAAGGATTCATACAAAGTAAGCGGTGGTCTCCATGGTGTTGGTGCATCGGTTGTTAATGCACTCTCTCAGTGGCTTGAAGTAGAAGTACATAGAGATGGAAAAGTATACTATCAAAGGTATGAAAGAGGAACACCTACCTGTGAGGTAAAGATAATAGGTGAGACTGAAAAGCGTGGAACGACTGTTAGATTTAAGCCTGATCCATTAATTTTTTCAACTACGGATTTTGATACGGATACAATTTTAATGAGACTTAGAGAGCTTGCATTTTTAAATCCAAATATTACTATTTATTTTAAAGACGAAA is from Thermosipho africanus Ob7 and encodes:
- a CDS encoding ATP-binding cassette domain-containing protein → MKNTKKVNLETFDFSGFSNNVPLFENITFSLKEGEILVLYGPRGSSKSALLRSFSRLNEEVYDDIKYTGSAFVCQQDLFSYSIKEIRNLVLYVDTNFFEALDYLSFGEFLELATGNEMLSFDDYIPLLDDFGVLKALTDKFDTKLSTFYVLEKISALLFVAYLKKSKVIILDCILDHLDDEHLNKISKILRKSVVSEEKSLIIATRFFKRFLPLADLFISMKNGKIEFRGEPREYTIAR
- a CDS encoding 1-phosphofructokinase family hexose kinase, giving the protein MAVLSVCMNPALDREFYINDFKIDKLHRLSFEMSKMSPGGKAINVAIDLATYGVKTIVTGFIGGYIGNIVLTELRKVSDLITTNFVHIDGETRENIAIIDETNHTLTEINSAGPRVPIEDIDHFLRRFSLIVSSADAVVISGSLPQGVPNQIYGDLTKIALKHGKKVFWETKDEIIQESLKISAPCILRPDFRKDKILFGRELVTQEDYIDAGKELIKYGIKMVVLSYKIDYDIVVTQDGVWFLKPLVEIEHSHLLGTGDTYMAAMVYKCFKSDNLVDIAKYGYAAALAKTWYRAKVPPKLEDIEKAFEKFKIERVE
- a CDS encoding CBS domain-containing protein → MKVKDFYIRDITAVLEDESVSRVLKILSRQQVTGVPVIDEDYKVVGFISENDIIRAALPSYFSLLQTASFIPDLNQFVRNLKKISNRAVSEIMTKPAITIKESTPLLHAADLMIRHSLKILPVVDEDDKLLGVITRMKILEAVSRED
- the mtaB gene encoding tRNA (N(6)-L-threonylcarbamoyladenosine(37)-C(2))-methylthiotransferase MtaB, which translates into the protein MRVSVLTYGCKLNQYESELMAEKLENEGYIVVNEEVESDVFVINSCVVTNEATRKIKQQIRRLKRKFPGAKVVVTGCYSQLGFEELEKEGVDLVLGNNEKKYIDRYLGESGIFVDKAYWNRNSLEDEFVFSSLAERTRAFIKVQDGCTNTCSYCAIRFARGNKIRSKPVDLVVSEVLRLVNKDYKEIVITGLNLGKFGKDIDSSLHELLRSLVKIKGDFRIRLSSINPEDLDEELISLIGAEEKICNHLHIPLQSGSTDVLKNMRRNYTQDDYLRVVDSIRKVDPNFSITTDIMVGFPGESEKDFEETLKVVREVLFSKVHAFRYSDRPNTLASKMPKKVPGNVKKERVEVLEKLSAAVAKDYRKRLVGRKAKVLIESYKNKIYSGYDEYYVLHETSHGEFGKIENVTIQAVTDEGVISKKYERKVSNR
- a CDS encoding aminotransferase class IV, whose product is MNERSLIDNILNGIVVYETVRIYDGKPLAVKEHYKRLINSLSYLGREDEVSLNDFEKEIERNISFDRVKIYAIVSDKVELYSVGENILTKRIESIKIDISNVRHADPSSIPPNFKSLSRADVFLARQNKGDNYDVILLGQKGQVCEGSFSNVFLIKDGKVITPSLESGILEGITRTFVIDMLKESGYTVEEKIVEVKELFYADEIFLTHTSMGIVPVNYLGKFSLKTEISEKLSRMFEEYLHAKIG
- a CDS encoding DUF721 domain-containing protein — protein: MQRLGDVLRELAKKNLFIKNLYVSTLSREHFEDVIGKPFNEHCKVVMFKDGVIYIECDDQLFVTELNFFREKIREKLNDRLGIYAIKKVVIRKKRRAINGL